One region of Phaeocystidibacter marisrubri genomic DNA includes:
- a CDS encoding alpha-amylase family glycosyl hydrolase, producing the protein MKKHLALLVFIPLIACQSQNEPSVSYPENPVITKLATAIQLGNDGAEINEFDYLGKPADSVKYPEGVRVSLPDTLGFSYVEPEKNLPMESVITLYSGGFGYDIIMHRSRRMEVEISVPADMFDSAPTLFGTFNAWNRTADTMVLKGDSWTAVLELEPGIHEYKLFHNETEYENPTADRVSNGMGGFNSIIEVKPKGEMPVELQTAGDLEEGVINLENNLGPDQKLIVLWENYRLPEESISYEEEKIAVNIPVAAKTAGRSTLRFFSANEAGWTRELRVPLLDGKPIMDAAKLDRGDWNSARMYFMMVDRFANGDSTNDDPINSREVLPQADFRGGDIAGILQKLREGYFDQLGVNTIWLSPITRGPRDAWGLWNKGGVTTKFSAYHGYWPTSNTLIDSHFGNPELVHQLLDEAHAKGYNVVLDYVANHIHQNHPLYEQHPDWATSLYLPDGSLNTERWDDHRLTTWFDNHLPTLDLRKWEVVDPMTDSAITWVTDYDFDGFRHDATKHIDLLFWRTLTKKVKHRVTDVTGKEIYQIGETYGSPELIASYLSTGMLDAQFDFNAYDAIVGVLTDSAIPIERIVDVMNNSWNYYGQHNTMGYISGNQDRSRFISIASGDVSLSEDQKLAGYTRHIGKPSKEGYEKLALLQVFNHSIPGIPVIYYGDEYGSPGANDPDNRRLMKFDDLDADEVRLREWVSELERLRSSEMALVYGTAEIEAMDDRVIHITRRYLNTQIDIYINRSKEPIDLPSIPSNAITLFGSRSIDGQLGGTSALILKTIAP; encoded by the coding sequence ATGAAAAAGCATCTAGCCCTTCTCGTTTTTATTCCGCTCATTGCTTGTCAGTCTCAAAACGAACCCAGCGTGAGCTATCCGGAAAATCCGGTAATTACGAAACTAGCAACGGCTATTCAGCTTGGAAATGATGGTGCGGAGATCAATGAATTCGATTACCTCGGAAAGCCTGCGGATTCAGTAAAGTATCCAGAAGGAGTTAGAGTAAGTCTGCCAGACACCCTCGGTTTTTCATACGTAGAACCAGAGAAGAATCTACCGATGGAATCCGTGATTACCCTGTATTCAGGTGGATTTGGATATGATATCATCATGCATCGTTCGCGCAGAATGGAGGTGGAGATTTCCGTTCCGGCCGATATGTTCGATTCAGCTCCTACTCTTTTTGGAACCTTTAATGCCTGGAATCGCACAGCAGATACTATGGTGTTAAAAGGAGATTCTTGGACAGCGGTACTTGAACTAGAACCTGGCATCCACGAGTACAAGCTCTTCCACAACGAAACGGAATATGAGAATCCAACGGCCGATCGAGTAAGTAATGGTATGGGGGGCTTCAATTCCATTATTGAAGTGAAGCCCAAAGGAGAAATGCCCGTTGAATTGCAAACAGCTGGAGATTTAGAAGAAGGAGTAATCAACCTAGAAAACAATCTAGGTCCTGATCAAAAGCTGATTGTTCTTTGGGAGAATTATAGACTACCAGAGGAAAGCATCTCCTATGAAGAGGAAAAGATTGCCGTGAATATTCCGGTTGCTGCCAAAACAGCTGGGCGTTCTACTCTGCGCTTTTTCTCAGCCAATGAAGCGGGTTGGACCCGTGAATTGAGAGTGCCATTGTTAGATGGCAAGCCCATTATGGATGCGGCGAAGCTCGATAGGGGCGATTGGAATTCAGCACGTATGTACTTTATGATGGTCGATCGATTCGCCAATGGAGATTCGACCAATGACGATCCCATCAACAGTCGAGAAGTATTGCCACAAGCCGACTTTAGAGGAGGCGATATTGCAGGAATTCTCCAAAAATTGCGCGAGGGTTATTTCGATCAATTAGGCGTAAACACCATCTGGTTGTCGCCTATTACTCGCGGTCCAAGGGATGCGTGGGGGCTATGGAATAAAGGGGGTGTGACCACTAAGTTTTCGGCTTATCACGGATATTGGCCAACCAGTAATACGCTCATTGATTCGCATTTTGGCAACCCTGAACTCGTTCATCAACTATTGGATGAAGCACATGCGAAAGGCTACAATGTAGTGCTGGATTATGTAGCCAATCACATTCATCAAAATCATCCCCTTTACGAACAACATCCAGATTGGGCCACCAGCTTGTATTTGCCCGACGGAAGTTTGAATACAGAGAGATGGGACGATCACAGACTCACTACTTGGTTCGACAATCACCTGCCCACGCTAGATTTGCGAAAGTGGGAAGTGGTTGACCCAATGACCGATTCTGCCATCACTTGGGTTACCGACTACGACTTTGACGGATTCCGTCACGATGCAACCAAACACATCGATCTGCTCTTTTGGCGCACGTTAACCAAGAAGGTGAAGCACCGCGTGACGGATGTAACCGGCAAAGAGATTTACCAGATTGGTGAAACCTACGGTTCGCCAGAACTCATTGCTAGCTACCTTTCAACGGGGATGTTAGACGCTCAATTCGATTTCAACGCTTACGATGCTATTGTGGGTGTGCTAACAGATTCAGCCATTCCAATCGAGCGGATTGTAGATGTAATGAACAACAGCTGGAACTACTACGGTCAGCACAACACCATGGGTTACATTTCTGGCAATCAAGATCGCTCTCGCTTCATTTCCATTGCCTCCGGCGACGTTTCCCTCAGTGAAGATCAGAAGTTGGCGGGATACACGCGGCACATTGGAAAACCCTCGAAGGAAGGATATGAGAAACTCGCCTTACTACAGGTGTTCAATCATAGCATTCCCGGAATTCCTGTAATCTATTACGGAGATGAATACGGATCTCCCGGAGCGAATGATCCAGATAATCGCCGTTTGATGAAGTTTGACGATTTGGATGCTGATGAAGTGCGTTTGCGGGAATGGGTGAGCGAGTTAGAGCGACTTCGTTCTTCCGAAATGGCATTGGTATACGGTACTGCGGAAATTGAAGCCATGGACGACAGAGTCATACACATCACTCGTAGATACTTGAACACTCAGATAGATATCTACATAAACAGAAGCAAAGAACCTATTGATCTTCCATCCATCCCATCCAATGCCATCACGCTGTTCGGTTCTCGCTCAATAGATGGTCAATTGGGAGGAACATCAGCCCTAATCCTTAAAACAATTGCTCCATGA
- a CDS encoding alpha-amylase family glycosyl hydrolase: protein MKKHFIAGLAAVTLLVACDNKSKSTSTETSSEFASNIGWKSTASIYEVNIRQHTPEGTIAAFTQDLDRISRMGVGILWIMPVQPIGMQGRKDPKDNGKSLGSYYSISDYTAVNPEFGTEADFKAMVDKAHELGMKVILDWVANHTAFDHHWASEHPEFYNHDENGDISVARNNDGTLTDWTDVADLNYDEPGLHKAMVEEMSWWISQFDIDGFRCDVAGYVPHEFWQSAIPQLHDVKDDIFMLAEWDEPYLHDVFDMTYGWDFHHRTNEVAKGKAYATTFDDYKRHLDTAYPADAMKMLFTTNHDENSWNGTVYERYGDGHKAFFVLCATYEHGMPLIYSGQEAGLDHRLEFFYKDTVTWKNPNLEAFYAIAIKTKTANPALWNAPDGGEQEKITTTNDANVYAFTRKKGDNTVIVFINLSNVPTSFTYNGNIETNTYEEVFTGNLLNLESTGAMDLGPYEYMVFSSQITGVE from the coding sequence ATGAAGAAGCATTTCATTGCTGGTTTGGCAGCGGTAACCTTACTCGTTGCATGCGATAATAAGTCTAAGTCTACTTCGACGGAAACCTCATCCGAGTTTGCATCTAACATAGGTTGGAAGTCGACCGCATCTATCTACGAGGTCAATATCCGTCAGCATACACCAGAAGGGACGATTGCTGCCTTCACGCAAGACCTAGATCGGATATCGAGAATGGGAGTGGGTATCCTTTGGATAATGCCTGTGCAGCCAATTGGCATGCAAGGGCGTAAGGATCCTAAAGACAACGGTAAATCTTTGGGTAGTTACTATTCTATCTCTGATTATACCGCCGTTAATCCAGAGTTTGGAACCGAAGCGGATTTCAAGGCCATGGTAGATAAGGCCCATGAATTGGGGATGAAAGTGATTCTAGATTGGGTGGCCAATCACACCGCATTTGATCACCATTGGGCATCAGAGCACCCTGAGTTTTACAATCACGATGAAAATGGTGACATCAGTGTAGCGAGAAACAATGACGGAACGCTAACGGATTGGACTGATGTGGCGGATTTAAACTATGACGAGCCAGGGTTACACAAGGCCATGGTGGAAGAGATGAGTTGGTGGATTAGTCAATTTGATATTGATGGATTCCGTTGTGACGTTGCGGGATATGTTCCACATGAATTTTGGCAATCTGCCATTCCACAATTACACGATGTAAAAGACGATATTTTCATGTTGGCAGAGTGGGATGAGCCTTACTTGCACGATGTATTCGACATGACGTATGGATGGGATTTCCATCACCGCACAAATGAAGTGGCCAAGGGCAAAGCTTATGCAACCACCTTTGACGATTACAAACGTCATCTCGATACGGCATATCCTGCCGATGCTATGAAAATGCTCTTTACCACCAACCACGATGAGAACTCTTGGAATGGTACTGTTTACGAGCGTTATGGTGATGGTCATAAGGCGTTCTTTGTATTGTGTGCTACCTATGAGCATGGCATGCCGCTGATCTACAGTGGTCAGGAAGCAGGTCTTGATCACCGTCTAGAGTTCTTCTACAAAGACACTGTCACTTGGAAGAATCCAAATTTGGAGGCCTTCTACGCCATCGCCATCAAAACCAAAACGGCTAACCCTGCACTTTGGAACGCTCCCGATGGAGGAGAGCAGGAGAAAATCACTACCACGAACGATGCGAATGTATACGCCTTCACTCGTAAGAAAGGAGACAATACGGTGATTGTATTCATCAACTTGTCCAATGTACCTACAAGTTTCACCTACAATGGCAACATCGAAACCAACACCTATGAGGAAGTGTTTACCGGAAACCTACTCAACTTGGAATCTACCGGAGCCATGGATCTAGGTCCGTATGAGTACATGGTATTTTCTTCACAGATAACTGGAGTAGAATAA
- a CDS encoding methylglyoxal synthase: MRTIALIAHDGKKADMVTFLRNNLTLFKRADIALVATGTTGGHVEQAGLTVQKVLSGPRGGDAQIAARLAVGEIDAVFFFRDPLDKHPHEPDIAMLMRLCDVHNIPLATNPATAELVFAGLLAE; this comes from the coding sequence ATGAGGACCATTGCCTTAATAGCGCACGATGGAAAGAAGGCGGATATGGTCACTTTTCTTCGAAACAATCTCACTTTATTCAAGAGAGCTGACATTGCCTTGGTGGCTACGGGCACCACAGGTGGACATGTAGAGCAAGCGGGGTTAACCGTACAAAAAGTGCTCAGTGGTCCTAGAGGTGGTGATGCGCAGATTGCCGCGCGATTGGCAGTGGGCGAGATTGATGCAGTCTTCTTCTTTCGAGATCCCTTAGACAAGCATCCACATGAGCCGGATATCGCAATGCTCATGCGTTTATGCGATGTTCACAATATACCCTTGGCAACTAACCCAGCAACGGCAGAACTAGTTTTTGCAGGCTTGTTGGCGGAGTAA
- a CDS encoding MFS transporter — protein MAANQPMHADSSKVKKPSLSLGSVINLSMGFLGIQMGFGLQNGNASRILTDFGADVHELSMFWLVAPFTGLIVQPIIGHMGDNTWGKLGRRKPYFLVGAILAALGLIFLPNSDVLAGESLKATEFLGLSAILWMGVIFLALMDASFNISMEPFRALVGDMLPKRQGTLGFSVQTILISVGAILGSLLPKILNTVFGISNEPIAGSVAPNVVWSFYVGAIILIATILYTIVTIKEYPPEDFAKFQGTTEKKEKTNMFADIFRDTLKMPLRMRRLALVQFFSWFGLFTMWVYTTNSIAQNVYDVELGAADYMDLKERLLEVDTSSFDKDKLKSYHKAVEGLVNLNPSSEDRYFINSSISSFVSQGILMDESKIWEEVVQLKDSKPELFKGILEERYELVQSSIDKGDDIVVGSALTSAVMEHGSIEGLELISKLKSLAKEHQTAGDQTGVMFGIYNFIALIFAFLLNPLAKATSRKFVHFASLMLGGVGLISLLFVHNADYLWVSMIGVGIAWASILAMPYALLIDSLPANKMGVYMGIFNFFIVIPQIINGFIGGPIIHSFFNDYSINYLMFGGVFMVLAALFTLRIREPLFSHPNEPLVE, from the coding sequence ATGGCAGCGAATCAACCTATGCACGCTGACTCTTCCAAAGTGAAGAAGCCCTCCCTTTCACTTGGCTCTGTAATTAACCTCAGTATGGGATTCTTAGGAATTCAGATGGGTTTTGGCCTACAGAATGGAAATGCCAGTAGGATTTTAACTGACTTTGGTGCCGATGTCCACGAGTTGAGTATGTTCTGGTTAGTTGCTCCGTTCACTGGTCTGATCGTCCAGCCGATTATTGGACATATGGGTGATAATACTTGGGGGAAGCTTGGGCGACGGAAGCCTTATTTTTTAGTGGGTGCGATACTCGCAGCGTTGGGTCTCATCTTCCTTCCCAATTCAGATGTCCTCGCCGGAGAATCACTCAAGGCTACTGAATTCTTAGGGCTTTCGGCGATCTTATGGATGGGAGTGATTTTTCTAGCACTCATGGACGCCAGCTTTAACATAAGTATGGAGCCATTTAGGGCGCTAGTTGGTGATATGCTTCCAAAGCGTCAAGGCACTCTCGGGTTTAGTGTTCAGACTATTCTGATAAGTGTAGGGGCAATTCTGGGTTCATTGCTTCCTAAGATTTTGAACACTGTTTTCGGTATATCCAATGAGCCTATTGCTGGTTCTGTAGCTCCAAATGTGGTCTGGTCATTCTATGTAGGCGCCATTATTTTAATTGCTACCATTCTGTATACCATCGTGACGATTAAGGAGTATCCGCCTGAAGATTTTGCGAAATTTCAGGGAACTACAGAGAAGAAAGAAAAGACCAACATGTTTGCTGACATCTTTAGAGACACGCTTAAGATGCCATTGAGAATGAGGCGACTTGCTCTCGTTCAATTCTTTTCATGGTTCGGATTGTTTACCATGTGGGTTTATACGACCAATTCTATCGCACAGAATGTGTACGATGTAGAATTAGGGGCTGCCGATTATATGGATTTGAAAGAACGCTTGTTGGAGGTTGATACATCTTCATTTGATAAGGACAAGCTCAAAAGTTATCACAAGGCGGTAGAAGGATTGGTCAATTTGAATCCGAGTTCGGAAGATAGGTACTTCATTAACAGTTCCATTTCATCGTTTGTAAGTCAAGGAATATTGATGGATGAATCGAAGATTTGGGAAGAAGTGGTTCAGCTTAAAGATTCGAAACCTGAACTCTTTAAGGGTATACTTGAAGAAAGATATGAATTGGTTCAAAGCTCCATAGACAAGGGAGATGATATCGTTGTTGGAAGTGCTCTTACTTCAGCAGTAATGGAACATGGAAGTATTGAAGGGCTCGAACTAATAAGTAAGCTAAAGAGCCTGGCGAAGGAACATCAAACCGCAGGGGATCAAACTGGAGTGATGTTCGGGATCTACAATTTTATAGCACTCATTTTTGCCTTTCTCTTGAATCCACTCGCCAAGGCGACGAGTAGAAAGTTTGTACACTTTGCGTCTCTGATGTTGGGCGGCGTTGGATTGATCAGTCTTTTATTTGTTCACAATGCAGACTACTTATGGGTAAGCATGATAGGAGTGGGGATTGCTTGGGCAAGTATTTTGGCGATGCCTTACGCTCTGTTGATAGATTCATTACCTGCCAATAAGATGGGGGTGTACATGGGAATATTCAACTTCTTCATTGTGATTCCTCAAATCATCAATGGATTTATCGGAGGCCCGATTATTCATTCCTTCTTCAATGACTACAGCATCAATTACTTGATGTTTGGAGGAGTATTCATGGTTCTGGCAGCTCTATTTACCCTGCGTATACGTGAACCCTTATTCAGCCATCCAAATGAACCTTTGGTTGAGTAA
- a CDS encoding ArnT family glycosyltransferase — translation MKRILTNGPALITAGICVLLILPLLVMDGMFMDAVIYSAVGRNLAEGTGTFWFPYFSEAHMASPTFHEHPPLAFGFMALFYKLFGSGIHTERIYTGVTFIITAVLIVKFWRMIWPTHYKMAWLPVLLWVITPLVMWSFRNNMLENTMGLFVLGGTMAAYRGFKADTRHFYWAAWAGLLVVCGFMVKGLPALFVWTTPVAFALAERKNFWKSILQVVIMMVVAGIATFALYMYEPARESLDIYLFERTANRLNSVGTTDNSFTIVKVLLENLIVPFGLTILVGTIFSRINKERLQWSPSISALLFMGLAGSVPFMLTTYQYGHYLVPVIPFFALAFASMLRPIIEKTTSKWRRNVVLQISGWVLIGVGIGISVYTAGKVGRDSDQLHDVRILRDNLESGTILETDAATNSYWSFKAYLERYAHIRLSDRIQSTESAYQLVPKGAAPNSAHPIQSDISVQLIEFDLYEADHGE, via the coding sequence GTGAAGAGAATTCTAACAAACGGCCCTGCATTAATTACAGCTGGAATTTGTGTTCTACTTATCCTCCCTCTATTGGTGATGGATGGTATGTTCATGGACGCTGTCATCTATTCTGCGGTAGGTAGAAACCTAGCCGAGGGCACAGGCACTTTTTGGTTCCCCTATTTTTCGGAAGCGCACATGGCAAGCCCGACTTTCCATGAGCACCCGCCATTGGCCTTTGGCTTTATGGCATTGTTCTACAAACTGTTTGGTTCCGGAATTCACACGGAACGCATCTACACTGGAGTTACGTTCATCATCACTGCCGTTCTTATTGTAAAATTTTGGCGGATGATTTGGCCAACGCATTACAAAATGGCTTGGCTTCCCGTGCTTCTTTGGGTCATCACTCCCTTGGTGATGTGGTCTTTCCGCAACAACATGCTCGAGAACACCATGGGCTTATTTGTGTTAGGTGGAACGATGGCAGCCTACAGAGGATTCAAGGCTGACACTCGACATTTCTACTGGGCCGCTTGGGCAGGACTCCTTGTAGTTTGCGGCTTCATGGTGAAAGGTTTACCTGCACTTTTTGTGTGGACTACACCGGTTGCCTTCGCTCTTGCTGAAAGAAAGAATTTTTGGAAGAGCATTCTTCAAGTTGTGATTATGATGGTAGTTGCGGGCATTGCAACCTTTGCCCTTTACATGTACGAACCCGCTCGAGAAAGTTTGGACATCTACCTCTTTGAGCGGACTGCCAACCGTCTGAATAGCGTTGGAACCACCGACAACTCCTTCACAATTGTAAAAGTCCTTCTGGAGAACCTCATCGTACCATTTGGACTTACAATTCTGGTGGGCACAATCTTCTCTCGTATCAACAAAGAGAGATTGCAATGGAGTCCAAGTATCTCCGCCTTGCTCTTTATGGGACTTGCTGGAAGTGTTCCCTTCATGCTCACTACGTATCAATACGGTCACTATCTCGTTCCAGTCATTCCTTTCTTTGCACTGGCCTTTGCAAGTATGCTGCGTCCGATCATCGAAAAGACAACCAGCAAATGGCGCAGGAATGTGGTTCTTCAAATCTCTGGATGGGTGCTTATCGGGGTGGGGATTGGAATCTCTGTTTATACGGCTGGGAAAGTTGGTCGAGACAGCGATCAACTGCACGATGTGCGCATTCTACGCGACAATCTTGAGTCGGGTACCATTCTTGAAACAGACGCGGCCACCAATTCTTACTGGTCATTTAAAGCTTACCTAGAGCGTTACGCTCATATTCGACTATCAGATAGAATTCAGTCGACCGAATCAGCCTATCAACTCGTGCCAAAAGGCGCTGCACCCAACAGTGCGCACCCCATTCAGTCCGACATCAGTGTTCAGTTGATTGAATTTGATCTGTACGAAGCAGATCATGGGGAATGA
- a CDS encoding alpha-amylase family glycosyl hydrolase codes for MDPPSWRPDSDGDRLEILVKGIDLNHVQDVISDNRNVTIASFSLADNPHYIFIRVNVSPVSQEQDVTFTFTGGRISESVKWTVKPKEAHHHGLSASDYLYLITADRFANGNPKNDVVASMNEDSIARSEPYARHGGDVEGITDHLDYIQSLGITGLWISPLVENNEYQSSYHGYAITDHYQLDPRNGTNEEYRDLIDELHDRDMKIVMDMVYNHFGDQHYLFRDPPSTSWFNQWKEYTGTNYRATALMDPYASDFDQKKMSDGWFDHHMPDVNQRDPHMATWLIQNSIWWIDEFHIDAFRIDTYAYPDQKFMAILDSTLLHRYPDFFIFAETWVHHEPTQYWFVRDNVDRAFNSHLQSVTDFQLYFAIKEALTSDPGWSSGIAKMYYVLAHDYLYSDPNRLVTFVDNHDEGRFFGMIGEDIRKYKMGIGFMLTTRGIPCLYYGTEILMKETDGHGKMRQDFPGGWKEDTINKFEVDNLSDLEREAFEFTQHLGQLRRDVPALSVGTLKQWAVTDDVYAYTRQADDRTFIILMNGGSKERVIDFGKYDEVLWGHRQFEVHGSTDFPTGEVIHLENSFKLLPYTIHILEVSNEPFE; via the coding sequence ATGGATCCCCCTTCTTGGCGACCCGATTCGGATGGAGATCGATTGGAAATATTGGTAAAAGGTATCGACTTGAATCATGTTCAAGATGTTATATCTGACAATAGGAATGTCACTATCGCATCGTTTTCACTGGCAGACAATCCGCATTATATCTTCATCCGAGTTAACGTAAGTCCCGTTTCCCAGGAACAAGATGTAACGTTCACATTTACAGGAGGTAGAATATCTGAGTCCGTAAAATGGACCGTTAAACCAAAGGAAGCACACCATCATGGTTTATCGGCCTCCGACTATCTCTACCTCATTACCGCCGACCGTTTCGCGAATGGAAACCCGAAGAACGACGTGGTGGCGAGCATGAACGAAGACTCCATTGCCCGTTCAGAACCCTATGCACGTCATGGCGGAGACGTTGAAGGCATAACAGATCATCTTGATTACATTCAGAGTTTGGGTATCACAGGCCTTTGGATTAGTCCACTTGTGGAAAACAACGAGTATCAATCGTCTTATCACGGTTATGCCATCACCGATCATTACCAGCTAGATCCCCGAAATGGAACTAATGAAGAATACCGAGACTTGATCGATGAACTTCACGATAGAGATATGAAGATTGTAATGGACATGGTTTACAATCACTTTGGAGATCAGCATTACCTATTTCGCGACCCACCTTCTACATCCTGGTTCAACCAATGGAAAGAATATACGGGAACCAACTATAGAGCAACCGCTCTGATGGATCCATATGCATCCGACTTTGACCAAAAGAAGATGAGCGACGGCTGGTTTGACCATCACATGCCCGATGTGAATCAGCGCGACCCTCACATGGCTACCTGGCTTATTCAAAACAGCATTTGGTGGATTGATGAGTTTCATATTGATGCTTTCCGAATTGACACCTATGCTTATCCCGATCAAAAATTCATGGCGATCCTAGATAGCACCTTGCTTCATCGCTATCCTGATTTCTTCATTTTCGCTGAAACATGGGTCCATCACGAACCCACACAATACTGGTTTGTGCGTGATAATGTTGATCGCGCCTTCAATTCACACCTTCAAAGCGTAACGGACTTCCAACTCTACTTTGCCATCAAAGAAGCACTGACATCCGATCCGGGATGGAGTTCAGGCATTGCGAAAATGTACTACGTATTGGCCCACGACTACCTCTATTCTGACCCCAACCGATTGGTAACTTTTGTCGATAACCACGACGAGGGGCGCTTCTTCGGAATGATTGGTGAAGACATACGCAAGTACAAGATGGGTATAGGATTTATGCTAACTACCCGCGGTATTCCTTGCCTTTACTACGGCACAGAAATCTTGATGAAAGAAACCGATGGTCACGGTAAAATGCGTCAGGATTTTCCGGGTGGCTGGAAAGAAGATACGATCAACAAATTTGAAGTAGATAACCTGAGTGATCTAGAGCGAGAGGCTTTTGAATTCACGCAACACTTGGGTCAACTGCGAAGAGACGTTCCTGCTCTTTCTGTCGGCACCTTAAAACAGTGGGCTGTTACAGATGATGTATACGCCTACACTCGTCAGGCAGATGATAGAACTTTTATCATCTTGATGAATGGCGGAAGCAAAGAACGCGTGATTGACTTTGGCAAGTACGATGAAGTCCTTTGGGGTCACCGCCAATTTGAAGTGCACGGATCAACGGATTTCCCTACAGGCGAAGTCATCCATTTGGAGAACTCATTCAAACTCCTTCCCTACACCATTCACATTCTAGAAGTAAGCAATGAGCCATTTGAATGA
- a CDS encoding T9SS type A sorting domain-containing protein, protein MKKLYALALLVGGSLGAGAQTYAVNFAVDLNAANPNQDTVIAAGNFASADASGLYTDWNDASSNPDSAVYMADPDMDGIWTFTANLPDGNYEYKFLNGVGGWESGFSGNRTFTVSGAAVQLDTFCYDNPNPGICPTTTPAILDVTIQIDMSNVCSFDPATDIVDFAGEPNAWAGDTLDDSDGDLIYTITYTDLNVQVDNATGLASFQGKCRINSNWGTSEGGSNRVIEFGTDTVLPVRCYNSIAYGTCVPNPPAADITFEVDMNNEVPAGDGKIFIAGDFTNWQTNALEMLDNDGDGVYSVTVPNFCPADVQWKFINGTPDAQGGSGAVEESADFSSIGGCGVDNGSFSDNRYFARPTDGNNSIVRYEFNTCNGIDGGISVDEFSKENIFLTPNPMTERAVVALPEGVYNARVLDLAGRTLRTYNGASQELVIDRAELNGGVYMLVLTNESGEVNTTKFVIQ, encoded by the coding sequence ATGAAGAAACTTTACGCATTGGCATTGTTGGTTGGCGGTTCACTCGGAGCAGGTGCTCAGACTTACGCTGTTAACTTTGCCGTAGATCTTAACGCAGCAAATCCCAATCAGGATACTGTGATTGCTGCAGGTAACTTTGCATCAGCTGATGCATCGGGCCTTTACACGGATTGGAATGACGCTTCGTCTAATCCAGATAGTGCTGTTTATATGGCGGATCCAGATATGGACGGCATTTGGACATTCACTGCAAACCTTCCAGATGGTAATTACGAATACAAGTTCCTCAACGGTGTTGGCGGATGGGAGTCTGGTTTTTCAGGAAACCGTACGTTCACGGTAAGTGGTGCTGCGGTTCAATTGGATACTTTTTGTTATGACAACCCGAATCCAGGTATTTGTCCTACAACAACTCCTGCTATTTTGGATGTAACTATCCAAATTGACATGAGCAATGTATGTTCATTCGATCCTGCAACTGACATTGTTGATTTTGCAGGCGAACCAAATGCATGGGCTGGTGATACATTGGACGATTCAGATGGTGACTTGATTTACACGATTACGTACACAGATTTGAACGTGCAAGTAGATAACGCTACAGGATTGGCTTCATTCCAAGGCAAGTGTCGTATCAATAGCAACTGGGGAACCTCAGAAGGTGGTTCCAACCGTGTGATTGAGTTCGGTACAGATACCGTACTTCCGGTTCGTTGTTACAATTCTATTGCCTATGGTACTTGTGTGCCGAATCCACCAGCGGCTGATATCACTTTTGAAGTGGACATGAACAACGAAGTTCCTGCTGGTGACGGTAAGATCTTTATCGCAGGTGATTTCACCAACTGGCAAACCAATGCATTGGAAATGTTAGACAACGACGGTGACGGAGTTTACTCTGTAACGGTTCCTAATTTCTGTCCAGCTGATGTTCAGTGGAAGTTTATCAACGGTACTCCTGACGCACAAGGTGGTAGCGGTGCCGTGGAAGAGTCGGCTGACTTCTCTTCAATCGGTGGTTGTGGTGTGGACAACGGTTCATTCTCTGATAACCGTTACTTCGCGCGTCCAACCGACGGAAACAATAGCATTGTTCGTTACGAATTCAATACTTGTAATGGTATTGATGGGGGCATCAGCGTAGATGAGTTCTCTAAAGAAAACATCTTCCTTACTCCAAATCCAATGACAGAACGCGCAGTAGTTGCTCTTCCAGAAGGAGTTTACAATGCACGTGTATTGGATCTTGCTGGTCGCACATTGCGTACATACAACGGAGCTTCTCAAGAGCTCGTTATCGATCGCGCTGAATTGAACGGAGGCGTATACATGCTTGTTCTCACTAATGAGTCTGGCGAAGTGAACACAACGAAATTTGTGATTCAGTAA